Proteins encoded by one window of Akkermansia muciniphila ATCC BAA-835:
- a CDS encoding MFS transporter, whose amino-acid sequence MNSSVHTPGHARKVPWGAFWRLVLIQAQNSFNEKGAQFLLIPLGVWLYGAEGDLEYPLGAIIVLPFILFSPFVGWLSDRFCKARIIQFMALLQICVLAGMYWSLRVHNLNGAILWFCVFAVQATVFSPAKKGIVKDIVGTSRMGFASGIVEMASILSLLIGQIGVFIWFRYLLEPSTDTIWHRWLGEGFFQWFDAWLKPSGINDGWYAASFPCLVFLLLAVPVAASSFRLPRYAPGGGRPFSWSLFYEHFHQLDKLWKNRNLRVSEMGIGYFWFFGGTVMLMTIQMAKEISGGGDDFSSVGAVLMAWMSGGTVLGGILASVICRRHIRMNVSVAGGVLMAASCAALAAVSMASPVFNALLMAAGISAALFLVPLNAFFQDRADNDKRGDMIAAGNLVDCALGLLAVGFQYAMMLVIPPSWQFVVMGILSLFMAWAVFRFSRAASGSR is encoded by the coding sequence ATGAATTCCAGCGTCCACACGCCAGGACACGCCCGCAAAGTTCCATGGGGAGCTTTCTGGCGGCTCGTGCTGATTCAGGCGCAGAACTCCTTTAATGAAAAAGGTGCTCAATTCCTGCTGATTCCCCTGGGCGTCTGGCTGTACGGCGCAGAGGGGGACCTGGAATATCCGCTGGGGGCCATCATCGTGCTGCCCTTCATCCTGTTCTCCCCATTCGTCGGCTGGCTTTCGGACCGTTTCTGCAAGGCGCGCATCATCCAATTCATGGCCCTGCTCCAGATATGCGTGCTGGCGGGCATGTACTGGAGCCTGCGCGTCCACAATCTGAACGGGGCCATCCTGTGGTTCTGCGTCTTTGCCGTGCAGGCCACCGTCTTCAGCCCGGCCAAAAAGGGAATCGTCAAGGACATCGTGGGGACCTCCCGCATGGGGTTCGCCAGCGGCATCGTGGAAATGGCTTCCATCCTCAGCCTGCTCATCGGGCAGATCGGCGTCTTCATCTGGTTCCGCTACCTGCTGGAGCCTTCCACGGATACCATCTGGCACCGCTGGCTGGGGGAGGGCTTCTTCCAGTGGTTTGACGCATGGCTGAAACCCTCCGGCATCAATGACGGATGGTATGCCGCCTCTTTCCCATGCCTGGTGTTTCTGCTCCTGGCCGTTCCGGTGGCGGCCTCCAGCTTCCGCCTGCCCCGGTACGCTCCCGGGGGGGGCCGCCCCTTTTCCTGGTCCCTGTTTTACGAACACTTCCACCAGCTGGACAAGCTGTGGAAAAACCGCAATCTGCGCGTCAGCGAGATGGGCATCGGCTATTTCTGGTTCTTCGGCGGCACGGTCATGCTGATGACCATCCAGATGGCCAAGGAAATCTCCGGTGGCGGGGATGACTTCAGCTCCGTGGGAGCCGTGCTGATGGCCTGGATGAGCGGGGGAACGGTGCTGGGGGGCATTCTCGCCTCCGTGATTTGCCGCCGCCACATCCGGATGAATGTTTCCGTGGCGGGAGGCGTGCTGATGGCGGCTAGCTGCGCGGCCCTGGCCGCAGTCTCCATGGCTTCCCCGGTCTTTAATGCCCTGCTGATGGCGGCGGGCATTTCCGCCGCCCTGTTCCTGGTGCCTCTGAATGCCTTTTTCCAGGACCGGGCGGACAATGACAAACGCGGGGACATGATTGCCGCCGGCAACCTGGTGGACTGCGCGCTCGGGTTGCTGGCCGTCGGGTTCCAATACGCCATGATGCTGGTCATCCCCCCCTCCTGGCAATTCGTCGTCATGGGAATCCTCAGCCTCTTCATGGCGTGGGCGGTCTTCCGTTTTTCCCGCGCGGCTTCCGGCTCAAGGTAG
- a CDS encoding carbon starvation CstA family protein, whose translation MAGPFSNMNGYCYFILGILVLAAGYFTYGRVLERIFRPDASRQTPAVACTDGVDYVVMPRWRVFLIQLLNIAGLGPIFGAVMGVLYGPAALLWIVFGCILGGMAHDYFSGMISLRHKGENLPEILGRYLGSQAQWVSRAVCIVFSVLVGVVFAVGPAAILSPMTGWSVSAWIWIIFGYYFLATILPIQAIMGKVYPLFSVALIIMVMGILGVMLLAPFADSMPAWMHLPRMEVLPDLDFFHNRHPADFPLFPVMFITIACGAVSGFHATQSPLMARCLKTEREGLPVFGGAMITEGIIAFIWAAAALTFYGSPEALGGATANGKAPALAIQTISESWMGSVGSILVMIGVVILPISTGDGALRVTRLMIADSFKLSQEQLSRRLMIAIPLFAAAIAVSSMDYAVIWQYFGWANQLLAAATLWAVSIYLRSKKRCYWPAAAPAAFLSLVVFQYLFSSPEMCGFSEEASLIASTLLTAVIGVLCLFRGSGLEKAEEPSL comes from the coding sequence ATGGCTGGCCCTTTTTCCAACATGAACGGTTACTGCTATTTCATTCTGGGGATATTGGTCCTGGCGGCCGGTTATTTCACTTACGGGCGGGTGCTGGAAAGGATTTTCCGTCCGGACGCCTCCCGGCAAACTCCCGCCGTGGCCTGTACGGACGGCGTGGATTATGTGGTCATGCCGCGCTGGCGCGTTTTTCTCATCCAGTTGCTGAACATTGCAGGGCTGGGCCCCATCTTCGGCGCCGTCATGGGCGTGCTGTACGGGCCGGCCGCGCTTCTGTGGATCGTTTTCGGCTGCATTCTGGGAGGAATGGCGCACGACTACTTCTCCGGCATGATTTCCCTGCGGCACAAGGGGGAAAACCTGCCGGAAATCCTGGGGCGCTACCTGGGCAGCCAGGCCCAGTGGGTCAGCCGCGCCGTCTGCATCGTATTCAGCGTGCTGGTGGGCGTCGTCTTCGCCGTGGGGCCCGCCGCCATCCTGTCCCCCATGACGGGCTGGAGCGTTTCGGCATGGATTTGGATTATCTTCGGCTACTACTTCCTGGCGACCATTCTTCCCATCCAGGCTATCATGGGAAAGGTCTATCCTCTTTTTTCCGTCGCCCTGATCATCATGGTCATGGGCATTCTGGGCGTGATGCTCCTGGCTCCCTTTGCGGATTCCATGCCGGCCTGGATGCACCTGCCCCGCATGGAAGTGCTTCCGGATCTGGACTTTTTCCATAACCGCCATCCGGCGGATTTCCCGCTTTTCCCCGTGATGTTCATCACCATCGCCTGCGGAGCCGTGAGCGGCTTCCATGCCACACAGTCCCCGCTGATGGCGCGGTGTCTGAAAACGGAGCGGGAAGGGCTGCCCGTCTTTGGAGGGGCGATGATTACGGAAGGCATCATCGCTTTCATATGGGCCGCCGCCGCGCTGACCTTCTACGGCTCTCCGGAAGCCCTGGGAGGAGCTACCGCCAACGGAAAGGCTCCGGCGCTGGCCATTCAAACGATTTCCGAATCCTGGATGGGGAGCGTCGGTTCCATCCTGGTCATGATCGGCGTGGTCATCCTCCCCATCAGCACGGGGGACGGCGCCCTGCGGGTCACGCGCCTGATGATTGCGGACAGTTTCAAGCTGAGCCAGGAACAGCTGAGCCGCCGCCTGATGATCGCCATCCCTCTCTTCGCCGCGGCCATTGCCGTCAGCAGCATGGACTACGCCGTCATCTGGCAGTACTTCGGCTGGGCCAACCAGCTGCTGGCCGCCGCCACGCTCTGGGCCGTTTCCATTTACCTGCGCAGCAAAAAACGCTGCTACTGGCCGGCGGCGGCCCCCGCCGCCTTCCTGAGCCTGGTAGTATTCCAATATCTGTTCTCCAGCCCGGAAATGTGCGGTTTCAGTGAAGAAGCCTCCCTGATTGCCAGCACCCTGCTGACCGCCGTCATCGGCGTGCTGTGCCTGTTCCGCGGCTCCGGCCTGGAAAAAGCGGAGGAACCCAGCCTGTAA
- a CDS encoding PEP-CTERM sorting domain-containing protein: MKKTLIIIASLALGAAASQAAVLCTTTFNRTGTSLDTVTVSTVSDAGLSTSTSIASENFSKSSAGSDLLASGSIPASVFSPNSNVGNNQNNTWSVSFTFTNDGSQDMLISSIDLSMIGFNGSGAAQNAGGGVANNNYVGGANGNLNKPVNITLGMSGQENQTLAYNGATSTNTSTGSWDGVHTGSYEYGDVLLKAGESMTLTVTASKNEAYGSGCFIGLTGIQINGEVVPEPATASLGLLGLAALMMRRRRL, translated from the coding sequence ATGAAGAAAACATTGATAATCATTGCGTCCCTGGCTCTTGGCGCGGCGGCTTCCCAGGCCGCGGTGCTGTGTACCACTACGTTTAACCGAACCGGGACTTCCCTGGATACCGTCACTGTGAGTACGGTCTCCGATGCGGGACTCTCCACTTCCACCTCGATTGCTTCCGAGAATTTCAGCAAGAGCTCTGCGGGCAGTGACCTGCTGGCTTCAGGTTCTATTCCGGCCTCCGTATTCTCCCCCAATTCCAACGTGGGTAATAATCAGAATAATACGTGGAGCGTTTCTTTCACGTTTACCAACGACGGCTCCCAGGATATGCTGATTTCTTCCATTGATCTTTCCATGATAGGGTTCAATGGGTCGGGCGCCGCGCAGAATGCCGGGGGCGGTGTGGCCAATAACAATTATGTTGGGGGAGCCAACGGCAATTTGAACAAACCTGTCAATATCACCCTTGGCATGAGCGGGCAGGAAAATCAGACGCTGGCCTATAATGGCGCCACCAGTACAAATACATCCACGGGATCCTGGGATGGCGTTCATACGGGAAGCTATGAATATGGCGATGTGTTGTTGAAAGCCGGGGAATCCATGACGTTAACTGTTACGGCTTCCAAAAACGAGGCCTACGGCAGCGGCTGTTTTATCGGTCTTACTGGAATTCAGATTAATGGGGAAGTGGTTCCCGAACCCGCCACGGCCTCCCTGGGGCTTTTGGGGCTGGCCGCATTGATGATGCGCCGCCGCAGACTCTGA
- a CDS encoding sulfatase-like hydrolase/transferase: MFPHRFFSVLLFFLLFLAPARSADVEYVWRGVDYQWGSLSNWSVGGIAASSAPGAAASAYEHWMVTNGTDSAGRTDVGGLGAGGRYLKGVRIEGLNSQPEGKIPLFIKNTNKDVYLRVEEGGITVENAGEGGYSADFGVAQLRVAADQEWHVAEGRSLYVGHDDDAPSGGLCSLTSEGDVPRRVTVTGGGAVRIGEGMLLNNISGLIGFVLNAGKGIPTLDLADRGMGNTVTVEDAARLEGMSLYQGALVTRENASVTFSGTEAKASGQWNIGADTELALENSTLDLTEAGVDGNVILSGSSGITGDKGTLRQTLLDDARVTYTDRNVKAGEIRSVGSNVTITLNNSSMHFDGEIPEVDLVVQGSCALGGSGAFSGTITYAPGGTLTVDGDISLPSSSLTLGRLHVATLDGVPQNSAVRPETPAQQAREYVVLFDSSFEDLISEWPGRHTLGVQFRPDMGAPVTVKELPEGAVSWNYDAASGWLTLQTDVAEKPDMPAHVSGARPNIIFVLVDDMGWGDMSVNWTQQDKNGRQVTRRNEFKTPTLDTMAAEGMQLRRHYSAAPVCAPARASLLLGVHQGHSRVVRNNTFDYPIENSHTLGTLLKSAGYHTAAIGKWGVGGGGQSGKALTAAPHMRGFDYFYGIIKHLAGHYHYLTAGSQDIYEYNDQAAAPAWESVSAKVPGTAYDTDLFGARAKQWIVDHHEKTPSRPFFLYLAFPAPHGCLSAPACAYPAGLGRDGGLQWEKKDGYEACNTAADGWSGVEGDFSPDTYIYPEHEVFGRTESRHATMIRRVDDVLKDMIQLLKDLGIDDNTMIVFTSDNGPHNEPGSGNYGNGAQDPAYFMSYGMMDGIKRDCWEGGMRVPAVVRWPGVVPSGISLNASQFQDWMATFADVAGVPVPSRCDGVSLLPTLAGVPERQKTGVIYAEYAYSGSTPNYSDFLQQHRGRGRQQQQIIFVDGFKGIRMGNAAPATDFEIYDTEKDPQEAANLAASRPDLQEKMKAQALRSRRSSPIASTSFDTSYIAPVSAPAGLREGRLRWRAWNRSFDWVPDFRQLEEGPCSTGATDVSDVLSVKAGLSGQKGVELTGYLRVPVTGEYQFYLQTDSNEGSRAFVHLHDMQLIDADYAYTPGTQAASNAREGVSGDVQPNAVQTVKLTAGLHPIRIGYVGKAASSSLSLQWEGPETSGREPIPASAFSYEYVNPFNLEKTEETVGCAASGTGLTVQTHLPWTVSCDQPWVTVSPVSGSGTSVLDIAVEANGLQTEREAVVTVVCGGEQRTFTLRQEAAPAPAGYDKWKQDHFADGTPDEQMAPDACPAGDGISNLMKYATGMDPNQPCGSVTKLAVREEAGGKYLVLSWPVNPEATDVTFHVESSSDLEEWADEGAVTPDGACGEFRDTVALGKGSPERRFLRLKVTR; the protein is encoded by the coding sequence ATGTTCCCGCACCGTTTTTTTTCCGTTCTCCTCTTTTTTCTTCTGTTCCTTGCTCCAGCCAGGTCTGCTGATGTTGAATATGTCTGGAGGGGTGTCGATTACCAGTGGGGTTCCCTGTCCAACTGGAGTGTCGGAGGCATTGCCGCCTCTTCCGCGCCAGGGGCCGCCGCTTCCGCCTATGAACATTGGATGGTAACCAATGGAACGGATTCCGCGGGAAGGACGGATGTCGGCGGATTGGGCGCGGGGGGCCGCTATTTGAAGGGCGTCAGGATTGAGGGGCTTAACAGCCAGCCGGAAGGCAAAATCCCATTGTTCATTAAAAACACGAACAAGGATGTATATTTGCGCGTGGAGGAGGGCGGCATTACCGTGGAAAATGCCGGAGAAGGCGGTTATTCTGCGGATTTCGGGGTCGCCCAGCTGCGCGTAGCCGCGGACCAGGAGTGGCATGTGGCTGAAGGGCGCAGCCTGTATGTGGGGCATGACGATGACGCTCCGTCCGGGGGATTGTGTTCCCTGACTTCGGAAGGCGATGTTCCGCGGCGCGTGACAGTGACGGGCGGAGGCGCCGTGCGCATCGGGGAAGGGATGCTGCTGAACAATATTTCCGGCCTCATCGGTTTTGTGCTGAACGCCGGAAAGGGAATTCCGACGCTGGATCTGGCGGACCGGGGCATGGGCAATACGGTGACGGTGGAAGACGCTGCCCGCCTGGAAGGCATGTCTTTGTACCAGGGGGCCCTGGTGACGCGGGAAAACGCGTCCGTGACTTTTTCCGGAACGGAGGCCAAGGCGTCCGGACAATGGAACATTGGCGCGGACACGGAGTTGGCGCTGGAAAATTCCACGCTGGACCTGACGGAGGCGGGTGTGGACGGCAACGTGATTCTTTCCGGCTCTTCCGGCATTACCGGGGATAAGGGAACGCTGCGGCAGACGCTTCTGGATGATGCCCGGGTCACTTATACGGACAGGAATGTCAAGGCGGGGGAAATCCGGAGCGTAGGCAGCAATGTGACGATAACGCTGAATAATTCCTCCATGCATTTTGACGGAGAAATTCCGGAGGTGGACCTGGTGGTGCAGGGCAGCTGCGCACTGGGCGGCAGCGGCGCCTTTTCAGGAACGATTACTTATGCGCCGGGAGGCACCCTGACTGTGGATGGGGATATTTCCCTGCCCAGTTCATCCCTGACGCTGGGGCGTCTCCATGTGGCTACGCTGGACGGCGTGCCGCAAAACTCCGCCGTCCGGCCGGAAACCCCTGCCCAGCAGGCAAGGGAATATGTGGTTTTGTTTGATTCCTCCTTTGAGGATTTGATTTCCGAATGGCCGGGCAGGCATACGCTGGGCGTGCAGTTCCGGCCGGATATGGGCGCCCCCGTCACCGTAAAGGAACTGCCTGAAGGGGCGGTTTCATGGAATTATGATGCCGCATCCGGCTGGCTGACGCTGCAGACGGATGTAGCGGAAAAGCCGGACATGCCGGCGCATGTTTCCGGAGCCAGGCCCAACATTATTTTTGTCCTGGTGGATGACATGGGCTGGGGGGATATGAGCGTCAACTGGACGCAGCAGGATAAAAACGGCAGGCAGGTGACCCGCAGGAATGAATTCAAGACGCCTACCCTGGACACGATGGCGGCGGAGGGCATGCAACTGAGGCGCCATTACAGTGCGGCTCCGGTATGCGCTCCGGCCCGCGCTTCCCTGCTGCTGGGCGTTCACCAGGGGCATTCCCGGGTGGTGCGCAACAATACGTTTGATTACCCTATCGAGAATTCCCATACGCTGGGAACGCTGCTGAAAAGCGCGGGTTACCATACGGCGGCCATCGGGAAATGGGGCGTGGGCGGAGGCGGACAGAGCGGCAAGGCTCTGACCGCGGCTCCCCACATGCGCGGGTTTGATTATTTTTACGGAATCATCAAGCATTTGGCGGGGCATTACCATTATTTGACGGCGGGTTCCCAGGATATTTACGAATATAATGACCAGGCCGCGGCTCCGGCGTGGGAGAGCGTCAGCGCGAAAGTTCCGGGCACCGCCTATGATACGGATTTGTTCGGGGCCCGCGCCAAACAGTGGATTGTGGACCACCATGAGAAAACTCCTTCCCGGCCTTTCTTCCTGTATCTGGCTTTCCCGGCTCCCCACGGCTGTCTGTCCGCTCCCGCCTGTGCCTATCCGGCGGGGCTGGGAAGGGACGGCGGCCTCCAGTGGGAGAAAAAAGACGGCTATGAAGCCTGCAATACCGCTGCGGACGGATGGTCGGGGGTGGAGGGGGATTTTTCTCCGGATACCTATATCTACCCGGAACATGAGGTTTTTGGAAGAACGGAATCCCGCCACGCCACGATGATTCGCCGGGTGGATGACGTCCTGAAGGACATGATCCAGCTGCTTAAGGATTTAGGCATTGATGACAATACGATGATTGTCTTCACGTCCGACAACGGCCCCCACAATGAACCCGGTTCCGGCAATTACGGCAACGGCGCGCAGGATCCCGCGTATTTCATGAGCTACGGGATGATGGACGGCATTAAGCGCGATTGCTGGGAAGGCGGCATGCGTGTTCCGGCCGTGGTACGCTGGCCCGGTGTGGTTCCCAGCGGAATCAGTTTGAATGCCAGCCAGTTCCAGGACTGGATGGCTACTTTTGCGGACGTGGCCGGAGTGCCCGTGCCGTCCCGTTGTGACGGCGTTTCCCTGCTGCCTACGCTGGCAGGGGTGCCGGAACGCCAGAAAACGGGCGTTATTTATGCGGAATATGCCTATAGCGGGAGCACTCCGAATTACAGCGATTTCCTCCAGCAACACAGGGGGAGAGGGCGGCAGCAGCAGCAGATTATATTTGTGGACGGCTTCAAGGGGATTCGGATGGGGAATGCCGCCCCCGCTACGGATTTTGAAATCTACGATACGGAAAAAGACCCGCAGGAAGCGGCGAATCTGGCGGCATCCCGTCCGGACCTGCAGGAGAAGATGAAGGCGCAGGCGCTGCGCTCCCGCCGTTCCTCCCCCATTGCCTCCACCAGTTTTGACACCAGTTATATCGCGCCCGTTTCCGCCCCCGCTGGCCTGCGGGAGGGAAGGCTGCGCTGGCGCGCGTGGAACCGCTCTTTTGACTGGGTGCCGGATTTCCGGCAGCTGGAGGAGGGGCCCTGTTCTACGGGTGCGACGGATGTTTCCGACGTGCTCAGCGTCAAGGCGGGGCTTTCCGGTCAGAAGGGGGTGGAATTGACGGGCTATCTCAGGGTGCCTGTCACCGGGGAATATCAATTTTACCTTCAGACGGATTCCAATGAAGGCTCCAGGGCTTTTGTCCATTTGCACGATATGCAGCTCATTGATGCGGATTATGCCTATACTCCCGGAACGCAGGCTGCCTCCAACGCGCGGGAAGGCGTTTCCGGCGATGTGCAGCCCAATGCCGTTCAGACGGTGAAGCTTACCGCGGGGCTGCATCCCATCCGCATCGGCTATGTGGGGAAGGCGGCTTCCTCCTCCCTTTCCCTGCAATGGGAGGGGCCGGAAACCAGCGGCAGGGAACCCATTCCCGCCAGCGCGTTTTCCTATGAATACGTGAATCCCTTCAATCTGGAAAAGACGGAGGAAACGGTAGGATGCGCCGCCTCCGGTACGGGGCTGACCGTGCAGACGCATCTTCCCTGGACAGTTTCCTGCGACCAGCCATGGGTTACGGTTTCCCCCGTTTCCGGTTCCGGAACCTCAGTGCTGGATATTGCCGTGGAAGCAAACGGGCTGCAAACGGAGCGGGAAGCCGTTGTCACCGTCGTATGCGGCGGGGAGCAGAGGACATTCACGCTGCGCCAGGAAGCTGCTCCTGCCCCGGCAGGGTACGACAAGTGGAAGCAGGACCATTTTGCGGATGGGACGCCGGATGAGCAAATGGCCCCGGATGCCTGTCCCGCCGGAGACGGAATTTCCAATCTGATGAAATATGCTACGGGCATGGATCCCAACCAGCCCTGCGGGAGCGTGACGAAGCTGGCTGTCCGCGAGGAAGCGGGCGGGAAATACCTCGTGCTTTCCTGGCCTGTGAATCCGGAGGCGACGGATGTGACGTTCCATGTGGAAAGTTCTTCCGACCTGGAGGAATGGGCTGACGAAGGGGCCGTCACTCCGGACGGGGCCTGCGGGGAATTCCGCGATACGGTTGCGCTGGGAAAAGGCTCTCCGGAGCGCCGGTTCCTGAGATTAAAGGTGACGAGATAG
- the rbfA gene encoding 30S ribosome-binding factor RbfA, giving the protein MSRRTDKVNELLRREIGTTIQRDFEFPGTIVTVIEVEVTDDLKEGKVWVGVVGKMAPSQVLEKLNSRHGLIQSAVARRVVLRNTPRLTFRLDDSAQRGVDLVNLLEDIDKNLPKAPPADAENDGE; this is encoded by the coding sequence ATGAGCAGACGCACTGACAAGGTAAACGAACTCCTGCGCCGGGAAATAGGCACCACCATTCAGCGGGATTTTGAATTTCCCGGAACAATCGTCACCGTGATTGAAGTGGAAGTGACGGACGATCTGAAAGAGGGGAAAGTATGGGTGGGCGTCGTAGGGAAAATGGCTCCCTCCCAGGTGCTGGAAAAACTGAACTCCCGTCACGGCCTTATCCAGTCCGCCGTGGCCAGGCGCGTGGTGCTGCGCAATACGCCGCGCCTGACCTTCCGTCTGGACGACTCCGCCCAGCGCGGCGTTGACCTGGTCAACCTTCTGGAAGACATTGACAAGAACCTGCCCAAAGCCCCCCCTGCCGATGCGGAAAATGACGGGGAGTAA
- the infB gene encoding translation initiation factor IF-2: protein MPNKQEEKEPKKEVLDLIGGSSKKKRAPQPAPAPAPSRPVPVKKEALDLLSGNKKKASRAADAAPAPAAAPAAAEPAAPAPQEEPSADDKIINLKPPVSVSELAGMLKAKPFQIIKDLMGMGIFANPNTPLDADAVSSICDLHGYTFAREKREKGGGVKAQQEPVKEPEPVPVVEEPKATLITRTPIITVMGHVDHGKTSLLDYIRKTRVAKGEAGGITQHIGAYTVDYNGSTLTFLDTPGHAIFTEMRARGADVTDIVVLVVAANDGIMPQTREAIAHSKAAGKTIIVAINKCDLPAADPVKTKSGLMEEGLVPTDFGGDVECVEVSALTGAGIDDLLGLLVLQSEVLELQANPKANCRASIIEARVEPGTGSSATAIVESGTIRVGMPFICGPYAGKVRALVNDHGERVKKVGPGMPVEITGFSETPNVGDELVEMENERAAKKLGEERQEELRKQRLAQPRKARMEELLAMMGDGTQKAQLKILLKGDVQGSVEAIRKAVLDIQSDKVECVFLNASAGPISESDVLLASSSDAVILGFNVKVEANAVKLLKREGVQVKLYSIVYELIDQVRDAMLGLLEPETRETIIGHAKVLQVFKLNKGRAAGCMVEDGKILRSCEARVIRDKTPVFDGKMSTLRRFQDEVEEVKAGLECGIRLGDFNEYETGDIIECYTLEKIQQTL, encoded by the coding sequence ATGCCTAATAAACAAGAAGAGAAAGAACCCAAAAAGGAAGTATTGGATCTGATCGGCGGATCTTCCAAAAAGAAACGCGCACCCCAGCCGGCCCCCGCACCGGCGCCCTCCCGCCCTGTTCCAGTCAAGAAAGAAGCTCTCGACTTGCTTTCCGGCAACAAGAAAAAAGCGTCGCGCGCCGCTGACGCCGCTCCGGCGCCCGCCGCTGCCCCGGCCGCCGCAGAACCCGCCGCGCCCGCACCCCAGGAAGAACCCTCCGCAGACGATAAAATCATCAACCTCAAGCCGCCCGTCTCCGTTTCCGAGCTGGCGGGCATGCTGAAAGCCAAGCCCTTCCAAATCATCAAGGATCTGATGGGCATGGGCATCTTCGCCAACCCGAACACGCCGCTGGATGCGGACGCCGTCAGTTCCATCTGCGACCTCCACGGCTACACATTCGCCCGTGAAAAACGGGAAAAGGGCGGCGGCGTGAAAGCCCAGCAGGAACCCGTCAAGGAACCGGAACCCGTGCCGGTGGTGGAAGAACCCAAAGCCACCCTCATCACGCGCACGCCCATCATCACCGTCATGGGCCATGTGGACCACGGCAAAACATCCCTGCTGGACTACATCCGCAAAACGCGCGTGGCCAAGGGGGAAGCCGGGGGCATTACCCAGCACATCGGCGCCTATACGGTTGACTACAACGGCAGCACGCTCACCTTCCTGGATACGCCGGGCCATGCCATCTTCACGGAAATGCGCGCCCGCGGCGCGGACGTCACGGACATCGTGGTTCTGGTGGTGGCCGCCAATGACGGCATCATGCCCCAGACGCGGGAAGCCATCGCCCACTCCAAGGCAGCCGGCAAAACCATCATCGTCGCCATCAACAAATGCGACCTTCCGGCCGCAGACCCCGTCAAGACCAAGAGCGGCCTGATGGAAGAAGGGCTGGTTCCCACGGACTTCGGAGGCGATGTGGAATGCGTGGAAGTCTCCGCCCTGACCGGGGCCGGCATTGACGACCTTCTCGGCCTTCTCGTCCTCCAGTCAGAAGTGCTGGAACTCCAGGCCAACCCCAAGGCCAACTGCCGCGCCTCCATCATTGAGGCCCGCGTGGAACCCGGCACGGGCAGCTCCGCCACGGCCATCGTGGAAAGCGGCACCATCCGCGTCGGAATGCCTTTCATCTGCGGCCCTTACGCCGGCAAGGTGCGCGCCCTGGTCAACGACCACGGCGAACGCGTCAAAAAGGTAGGGCCCGGCATGCCCGTGGAAATCACCGGCTTCTCTGAAACCCCGAACGTGGGGGACGAACTGGTGGAAATGGAAAACGAACGCGCCGCCAAAAAGCTTGGGGAAGAACGCCAGGAGGAACTGCGCAAGCAGCGCCTGGCCCAGCCCCGCAAGGCACGCATGGAAGAACTGCTCGCCATGATGGGGGACGGCACCCAGAAAGCCCAGCTCAAAATACTCCTGAAGGGGGATGTGCAGGGTTCCGTGGAAGCCATCAGGAAAGCTGTTCTGGACATCCAGTCGGACAAAGTGGAATGCGTCTTCCTGAACGCCTCCGCCGGCCCCATCTCGGAATCGGACGTTCTGCTGGCCTCCTCCTCGGACGCCGTCATCCTGGGCTTCAACGTCAAGGTGGAAGCCAACGCCGTCAAACTGCTCAAGCGGGAAGGCGTGCAGGTAAAACTGTATTCCATCGTTTACGAACTCATTGACCAGGTGCGGGATGCCATGCTGGGCCTTCTGGAACCGGAAACGCGCGAAACCATCATCGGCCACGCCAAAGTGCTCCAGGTCTTCAAGCTCAACAAGGGCCGTGCGGCAGGCTGCATGGTGGAGGACGGGAAAATCCTCCGCAGCTGCGAGGCGCGCGTCATCCGCGACAAGACGCCCGTCTTTGACGGTAAAATGTCCACCCTCCGCCGCTTCCAGGATGAAGTGGAAGAAGTCAAGGCAGGTCTGGAATGCGGCATCCGCCTCGGAGACTTCAACGAATACGAAACGGGCGACATCATCGAATGCTACACGCTGGAAAAAATCCAGCAAACGCTGTAA